Genomic segment of Neoarius graeffei isolate fNeoGra1 chromosome 7, fNeoGra1.pri, whole genome shotgun sequence:
cacgtggtacgcAAGAAggagaacctgccgatgacatcacgcgcggaaattaaaagggtaggtgactttggtcgcaaaattaatatacttgttgtcaaaaaattgtttgatatatcattttgaagctaaaagatttctctatctagtgataccatttatatatgttgtcaaaatatattgtattttatgccaaagaatacatccaatggtggaatggcactttaagttattccacaaagtcgagtcgtacatgagctgatagctgacgaggtgtgtagcaccgagatagctataagccatgtatgacgagattgagtggagtaactgttttattctatccacattcactggattttgagaaatggagcatttttattttttgcatattcgataaataaaatgtttatacaaAATGTACGACAaactcatttccgcttagaatgtaaaccaaccgatgaaatgacagtagcaatttgtgaaaaattttatttataataattcttgaaaaataaaaaaatgatctgttcttaccatcaaatactttcattccattccTACTTActtatgggggggggggtttgttgttctttagggttttttggtggttggcaaaccaacttaaaggtgcattactgccgccGACTGtgctggagtgtgaaacaggagatatggggggggggactatattcttttagctatttctatttcttttaaatacttgataattttttcaaggggagtttttatttagtccttggttggtttagcaacatgctccgccattttgtttttctctgctcatggtatatgagctgatagcctagtagtagagtagccaatcagagcgtgtgattgctcatatccagtgaatgtggatagaatataaatatatacatacCTTAATAGGAGCACTTGCACACCTGCTTGGTCATGCAGTTATTCAGTTagccagtcatgtggcagcacagtgcataaatatATGCAGATACATGATTTCATATCAACTTAATGTTCACCCAGTGTAGCTGCATCAAACATGCTCCAGTGGCATACCCCAGACCTGTTGGAGACGTTATATCTCACAGTTATAAGCTGGTATATTGTAGCTATAACTGGATGCATGGTGCTCAGCAACAATGCTTGGATAACAATTCAAACAATGCCCAATGAGTATCAAGGACCCCACACCATTATatcaccaccaccagcctgaactgtCGACACATGAGAAGTTGGGTTATTGATTTTGTGCTAGTTCTTCTATGCCTCTTCCCACTATAGCCTGTTCTTAGCTGATCGGAGGGGAACCTGATGGGGTCTTCTGctcttgtagcccatccacctcaaggtttgcctGTTAGTCTGTGGAACTGCCACTCGGACTTTTTGTTTTCTGATCTCTCTAGAGacttgtgcatgaaaatcccagaagatcagcagtctAGGAGAGCATAAATGGTTCTTCTCTCTGTGTGGGTAGGATGCGAGAGAGGGCTTTCCTCTgattctggcctgagtttcccaaaagcatcgtagcacaaagatcattgttaaatggtagtgtgagcagcacaatgaatgctttctctcctagttaagatgctcttagtgttaagaggcttttgggaaacctacccctgttcaggccaagtttacattagaccgtatctgtctcgttttcttcgcggatgcactgtccgtttacattaaaacgcctggaaacgccgggaaacgggaatccgccagggtccacgtattcaatctagatcgtgtctggtccggtgctgtgtaaacattgagaatccgcggatacgctgtgctgagctctagctggcgtcgtcattggacaacgtcactgtgacatccaccttcctgattcgctggtgttggtcatgtgacgcgactgctgaaaaacggcgcggacttccgccttgtatcacctttcattaaagagtataaaagtatgaaaatactgatgcaaatactgatgcaaatactgcccattgtgtagttatgattgtctttaggcttgccatccttccacttgcaagtggtaagtgatatgcgctgggatcacacacacagcggctcagtcccgaatcactgctcgtgcacttcactcgcgcgctctgtgagctgcgcagggccggagtgcgcaccctccagagggcacttgctgttcagggtggagtgatttggagcgcaggatgcctgcggagccgagcgtatccgtgtattggtgttgctgtgtgcacgcgaattgtgtattggcgttgctgtgtgcacactaatcgttttaaaaacgttaatctgatgatccgctgatacggtctaatgtaaaccccacctcagttgcCCTTTGGTGTAGCATGAACATCAGTTTTGAAAAGATATGTTAACTGATGTTGTGCCTCAGAGATGGCATGTTTTATCCCTCATGCTCCCTGGTTGGTAGTGGTTGTGTGAGAGGTCAGAGCTAGCTAGTTGGTGGGAGttagcattacattacattttgcagacactcttatccagagtgacgttacTAAAGTTTGGAGAAAATGGGGGGAATAATAACACATGCATTAATCCATCTAGGAAGAAACAACCATTCCAGAGAGATCCAAGACAGTACACATTGTTGGCAATTGATTGGTTGCAAAAGTTAGTGAACTGTTTAACATTtgatgtgtgcactttacattgtaTACAGTGGATAAGCTTTACCTTGCACTTCTGTAAGTCccaatgtgcttttttttaacaCTGCAGGACCTGAAACCTAGTAACATAGTAGTCAAGTCAGACTGTACCCTAAAGATCCTGGACTTTGGCTTGGCTCGGACAGCGGCCActggtttgctgatgacaccataTGTGGTGACTCGCTACTACAGAGCCCCTGAAGTCATCCTGGGAATGGGATATCAAGCCAATGGTGAGTACTGCTGACAATACCCACAGGCTTTTGAATGCCTGACTGGCATTTATTGCAAATGCTTAGCTGCAAACATCATTCACATCTTGCCTGTCTCATCATGTACTCTTGTGTTGTTTAACATTTGTATAAAATTGTTgtttggcttaaaaaaaaaaaggcagtccaATGCAGATTTTTATATCCAGCTTTTCTAATTACAGATAGTCAAGTGTGGTATGAATGAAACCGTGTAACTAACGGCTACTACTTCACACAGATTTGCTTTTTAAccactttctctttttctttctgctaCAAACAAAGTGGACATTTGGTCTGTGGGCTGTATTTTGGCAGAAATGGTTCGTCACAAAATCCTTTTCCCAGGAAGGGACTGTATCCTTGCATGCTTTCCAATTTATAAAGGAGTATCTTTAGAGGAAAAGTTGAAGAAACCATCCAATctgtattctgtttgtttatttgtttgcttatTGAAACAGACATACAGTACTTCAGTGTTTTGAGCTAATACAACTAGTATGAGTGTAAAACTAACATTTATGTATTTTGTGTACTTTTGGGACTGGACAGCTGATGGAGCAAATACTATATTGATGACCCTGATACCGTAATTCAGTATGTTTGGTATGTTGCTCTCTTCCATCTGGGAGTTTCCATTCGGGGTCAGAGTGACTAGTGTAAAGGGTGTTGATGAATTCAAGACTGGTTTCTCATGGCTCACGTGTTTGACTCTCAAACACATGTTTGTGTTACTGGATAGAAGTTGCACCAAGAAAAAAATAATCATATTGTATTTATTACACGGATAACGCACTTTAATTCTACCACTATCCGAAGTATGCTGTACTGCACCATGTAGTTAAAATAAATGTGGTTTTACGAAGGAGTTGAGGACAACATTATCCGAGTTGCTGATTGGTGAGGCTTTCTAACATTTTGAAGCTGATTGTGGGTGTGTAAAGTCTATCTGTTATTTTGTTCACTGTTTTCCATCTTGATTATTTTCACCTTTGTATTATTCCTTCCCTCATTTCCTGTCTTAGGTCTGTCTGTTTTTAGTTATGTGTTGCATGCTAATttaattttcatttcattttttcagTTGATGTCTGGTCTGTtggctgtatcatggctgaaatgGTCAGAGGTAGTGTGTTGTTTCCAGGCACTGATCGTATCCTTACCCATcattcattttgtgtgtgtgttttttcctgtGTTTTACACAATACATTCAAACAGAGAGCATAGAAAATCTAATATGTGTCAAACTGGATTATcgcaaacaaaaaaaagattgaTTCTTAATTTATAATAGCTTTGGTCAACTATTTAGATTTGATTTCATTTAAAGACAGTGTAGACAGGAATGTTTTTATGAACCTGATTCATAGTCATTTCTTCATGTATGTCCCCAGTTTGTTGACCCACCGTTTTTTTCCTGTGCGCActgcagtggtttttttttttttaatcatgtgaTATCAAGATATTGATCAGTGGAACAAAGTCATTGAGCAGCTGGGGACCCCATCCCAAGAGTTCCTGATGAAACTCAATCAGTCTGTAAGGACGTATGTAGAGAACCGGCCTCGCTACGCCGGGTACAGCTTTGAGAAGCTTTTCCCTGATGTTCTTTTCCCTGCTGATTCAGATCACAACAAACTCAAAGGTAAAATGTGGCTTAATAGAGATCCATATCACGGTTTTTCGTTTGAGGCAGGTTTTTAACCTACTGAAGCACCAAAAGACAGTATGTCTtttgttactgttgttgttgctTGAACCGACCATGAAGAATCCAGAATAACATTGAGCACACTTTCCTGGgcaaagttaaaggaacagtccaccgtacttccataatgaaatatgctcttatctgaattgagacgagctgctccgtacctctccgagctttgcgcgacctcccagtcagtccgacgcgctgtcactcctgttagcagtgTAGCTAGGTTCAGtatggccagtggtattttttggggctgtagttagatgcgaccaaactcttccgcgtttttcccgtttacataggtttatatgaccagtgatatgaaacaagttcagttacacaaattgaaacgtagcgattttctatgctatggaaagtgcgcactataatgacaggcgtactaaaaccttctgcgcgcttcggcagcgcattgatatctgagctccgtatcaatgcgctgccgaagcgcgcagaaggtgttagtacgcctgtcattatagtgcggactttccatagcatagaaaatctctacgtttcaatttgtgtaactgaacttgtttcatatcactggtcatataaacctatgtaaacaggaaaaacgcggaagagtttggtcgcatctaactacagccccaaaaaataccattggccatactgagcctagctacattgctaacaggagtgacagcgcgtctgactgcgtctgactgactgggaggtcgcgcaaagctcggagaggtacggagcagctcgtctcaattcagataagagcatatttcattatggaagtacggtggactgttcctttaagtagttCAGCTTGTTTAAGTTCACCTATGTAAATGTCTGATTGAATCTAAAGGCATGTGACAGAGACTGTGCATGTGAGACAAGAAGGCACTGATTGAATGTTTACCTCTGTGTTTTAGCGAGCCAAGCTCGAGACCTGCTTTCCAAAATGCTAGTTATAGATGCTTCCAAGCGTATCTCAGTAGATGAAGCTCTACAGCACCCCTACATTAACGTGTGGTATGATCCAGCTGAAGTTGAGGCTGTGAGTACACACtcatgcatgtgcacacacagAGTATTAAATAATTGATCTCTAGTGGAAAGTGCTATAATAAGTGTAAATGCtgttgtgtgtgggttttttttttaaattgttattCCAGCCTTTAACTCAGTCATTCACAAGTGGTTTTGTGTAGTTTTGCATCTCCCCATATTTCCTCAACTTGggtatgttctctctctcttttttttttctatttaggAATGTTAGTAAAATGGCACAATTTATTAGGGGTAAAATAAGAGGTTTACATTATTCAGCATGTGTTAGCAGATAAGTAGTAATAATTGAGGATCCATTTGTCATTTTAAGGAAGATAATATACTGAGTTAAATATCAAAAATTAATtcttttcaggcggcacggtggtgtagtggttagcgctgtcgcctcacagcaagaaggtccgggttcgagccccatggctggcgagggcctttctgtgtggagtttgcatgttctccccgtgtctgcgtgggtttcctccgggtgctccggtttcccccacagtccaaagacatgcaggttaggttaactggtgactctaaattgaccgtaggtgtgaatgtgagtgtgaatggttgtctgtgtctatgtgtcagccctgtgatgacctggcgacttgtccagggtgtaccccgcctctcgcccgtagtcagctgggataggctccagcttgcctgcgaccctgtagaacaggataaagcggctagagataatgagatgagatgagagaattctTTTCACAATTTTCAAATATTCTATTTGTTTACTATAAGCAGTGGGTGGCACAGTGACGTATTGAGTAAAATGAATGCCTCACAGTTCCAGGGTTCTGTCCTCAGTTTGGACTACTGTGTGTGGTTCTCACATGATCTTGTTGTGTTTATGTGGGTTTCCATTGGGTTTTCTGATCTTCCCtccactgtccaaaaacatgcaggtaggcCGATTGGCTACACTAAATAGGTTGTTTGAAGTTCTGTGACTCCAGTGATGTGTGAAATCTAGTTAGAAGGCAGGAAGTGAAAAGCAGATCAGATAAGATGGAGGAAAGCCTGTACTATGCTAGTTTAAACAATATTATAAGAGAAAGGTATAAACAGAAAATCACAGCTCCTTGTGGTTTCTCGGGTTGATCGATTTGAGCAACTGCAAACGGTGCAAACCGTCAGCACTTTGAGAGCTTCTTATAGTGTTTCCTGTGTAGAAAATCATTTATTGACACCCATTTGCTGTTCTGCCACAGCAACACAGTGACATGACTTCATATGCAGACAAGCTATTGTCCCTAGGTGCGAATGTTTGTGTGCAGGGTGCCCTCGCCATAGACTGGCATCCCGTTTAGGGTAAACGCTTTCACCCAGTGCCCATTGTTTCCAATATAGGCTCCGGATCCACAGCGACCCTGACTAGGATAACGTTGTTTTTGAAGATAAATAAAGAAATGAATGAACTGTAACCAAAGTGTGTACTTTtgctgtttttgtgttttttgttttatttttctctccagCCCCCTCCAGTGATCACTGACAAGCAGTTGGATGAACGGGAACACACAGTGGAGGAGTGGAAAGGTGGCATCATCCTCTATTCATTTTTCGCACTTAAAGTTCTATGAAATCCAATGCAGGGGAAAGTACCAGAAGTCCAGTATGAATATCATTTGCACTCAGCCAGAAGCCTGTCTGATGAAGTCACACGAATGTGCTAATGACTCCCTCAGGCGTGTTTAAATGGCTCATGTATGTTACTTAATTTAGAAAGACAGATATTTTGTCACACGTGGGATTGTAT
This window contains:
- the mapk8a gene encoding mitogen-activated protein kinase 8 isoform X4, which gives rise to MNKNKREKEFYSIEVGDSTFTVLKRYQNLRPIGSGAQGIVCSAYDQHLERNVAIKKLSRPFQNQTHAKRAYRELVLMKCVNHKNIIGLLNVFTPQKSLEEFQDVYLVMELMDANLCQVIQMELDHERLSYLLYQMLCGIKHLHAAGIIHRDLKPSNIVVKSDCTLKILDFGLARTAATGLLMTPYVVTRYYRAPEVILGMGYQANVDVWSVGCIMAEMVRGSVLFPGTDHIDQWNKVIEQLGTPSQEFLMKLNQSVRTYVENRPRYAGYSFEKLFPDVLFPADSDHNKLKASQARDLLSKMLVIDASKRISVDEALQHPYINVWYDPAEVEAPPPVITDKQLDEREHTVEEWKELIYKEVLDWEDRAKNGVIRGQPAPLAQVEQ
- the mapk8a gene encoding mitogen-activated protein kinase 8 isoform X3, with the translated sequence MNKNKREKEFYSIEVGDSTFTVLKRYQNLRPIGSGAQGIVCSAYDQHLERNVAIKKLSRPFQNQTHAKRAYRELVLMKCVNHKNIIGLLNVFTPQKSLEEFQDVYLVMELMDANLCQVIQMELDHERLSYLLYQMLCGIKHLHAAGIIHRDLKPSNIVVKSDCTLKILDFGLARTAATGLLMTPYVVTRYYRAPEVILGMGYQANVDVWSVGCIMAEMVRGSVLFPGTDHIDQWNKVIEQLGTPSQEFLMKLNQSVRTYVENRPRYAGYSFEKLFPDVLFPADSDHNKLKASQARDLLSKMLVIDASKRISVDEALQHPYINVWYDPAEVEAPPPVITDKQLDEREHTVEEWKELIYKEVLDWEDRAKNGVIRGQPAPLEPTMASDTDSSLEATAGALSCCR